The genomic DNA TGGCAGCATGGAGCGCACAATTTCCATATCTGCCCCTGTGTCCAGCGCTACAACATCTACGCCTGTTTCCCGGACATATTCAGCAACCAATACACCACTTAAACGCGGAAACCCGATAATGCGTGTAGAAGGATGCCGGGCTTTAATAGCCTGAACAATCTGGCGAGATGGCGCAATAACATGTTTGCGAAATTCTGATGGCGATAACAGGCCTGCCCATGAATCAAACAACATAACTGCTTCAGCACCAGCTTCAATCTGTTTGCAAAGATATTCAGCTGTTGTTTGGGTCAGTAAATCCATAAGTTTATCAAACAGAACGGGTTCTGCGTAAGCCATTTTCCGGGTAACAGCAAACTCGCGCGATCCATGCCCTTCAACCATGTAGCAGGCAACCGTAAAAGGTGCGCCCGTAAAACCAAGTAGGGTTGTTGCACCTGGTTGCGCGACACCAATTTTATCTGGGCCATTCAACTCTTTACGCAAGCGTGTCAGAGTTTCCAAAACTGGAGCTGTAACTTCGGCAATACGTGCAGCATCCAACCGAGCCAGATCCTGTTCAGAGCGAATAGCGCCCAACACAGGGCCTTTGCCTTCTACAAATTCAAGAGATTGCCCCATTGCCCATGGCAAAATCAGGATGTCGGAAAACAGAATAGCGCCATCCATTCCAAAACGTTTGATCGGCTGCAATGTCAGTTCTGTTGCAATATCCGGTGTCATGCAGCGTGTCAGGAAATCTGCTTTGGCACGCATAGCCCGAAATTCTGGCAGAAAGCGACCAGCCTGACGCATCAGCCACATTGGAGGTGGCCACAGGGCTTCACCGTTGAGTGTTCTTAAGAGCCGTTTGGCGGAGGGAATATGTTGGTCTGTCATCATGCTTCGATGTCCTGCCACGTCTTTGTTCACGCTGTCCACGCCCCTCTTCCTATAAAAAAAGAAAGGAATAGGTTTGTAGTTGTTTAAAAGTACTGTGAATGGTGGGGTACCCGGTATTCCAAAAATGTACCCCAGCTTTCCCACACTGTGTACAGATTTTAGGCTATTGGAAAACAAGGACTTTTTAAAGTTATCCAGAAAGTACCCTTACGGGGCTGTGTACAACTCACCGGTTTATCGTTTTAGAGAGTTGTGCCCGGTACTCGGTACGTCGCAGTTATGAGTTCCGTACAATCCACATGTACCCCGGTACTCAGGTGAGTACTCACAGGCCATTTTTTTACGAGTACCTGAACGGGACTCGAATTGATGCAGGATTTAGTACTAATGCCGACTCCATTACAGAACAGAGATTCGAAACTGCTTTTGGCGAGTGGTTCTTTTTCTAGACGCAAAATGCTTGAGGATGTTGGGCTGGATTTTGAAGTCCGGGTTGGAGGTGTAAATGAAGACATCCTCAAAGCAGCAGGCAAACGAGAGGGATGGAAGCCAGAAGCTGTGGCTCTTGGATTGGCAGAAGCCAAGGCGCTTTCTGTTCAGCAGGCAGATGCTTTTGTTATTGGCGCGGACCAGATGCTGTCCTGCAATTCCGTATGGTATGACAAGCCCAAGGATTTAGCGCAGGCCCGTGAGCAACTTCTGGCACTAAGAGGAAATACCCATATTTTGCATACGGCGGTTGTGTTGTGTCGGAATGGTCAGGTGGTATGGCAGCATGTGGATCAACCACGTTTGACCATGCGTTTGTTTTCAGAAGCTTTTTTGGACGCTTATCTGCAAACAGAAGGACCAGCATGTTTGACTTCTGTGGGCGCATATAGGCTGGAAGGGCCAGGCTTGCAGCTTTTTGCGCATATAGAAGGAGATTCTTTTTCCATTCAGGGGTTGCCTCTTCTGCCTCTTCTTGAAGCGTTGCGAGAGATGAAGGTGATTTTTTACTGAAAATAGGGGCTTGCCTGTTAAGGGTAGATCATGTAAGAGGCTGGGCACACACCGCATCTATCTGATGCAGCTGTGTGCAAGAACAGTGTGGGGCCATAGCTCAGTTGGGAGAGCGCCTGAATGGCATTCAGGAGGTCGTCGGTTCGATTCCGATTGGCTCCACCAGTTCTGATAAGACTCTCCAATCAAAACAAAATTTTACTGATTCCTTTCAAGTCGTTCGTGCTTACGCAGTGTTTTTCTCTGCGTTTCAAGCAAGAATGGTAGATAGCTTTCTATGAGCAGATGAGTTGCTTACTCACTCGGGAAGGTCAGTGGGCGTAGGCGCGGCTTTTGTGCCTTAATAACCAGCGTATCAAGAGCGGAAAGAAAGCGGGACCGATCTGCTTTTCCAAACACGCTTCCGCCTGGTGTCATCACTCCGGCTGAACGCAAATCTGTCATCAGATTACGCACTGCCAACGCCATACCAATGGCATCGCCATCCAGAATCCGCCCCTTGGGCTCAAGAACATAGGCCCCCTTTTCAACACACCGAGCAGCCAGCGGAATATCTGCTGTAATCACGATGTCTCCGTCCGATACGCGCTCCGCAATCCAATCGTCGGCGACGTCTGGTCCAGCATCCACCACGATCCGCTCAATGGGGGGAGAATCTGGCACCATAATCATTCTGTTTGAAACAATGAAAACGTGCAGATTGTAACGACTGGCTACACGATACACCTCGTTTTTTACGGGGCATGCGCCAGAATCAACAAAAATACGGGTCATACAGCTAATTTGCCGTAGGAAGGCTGTGATCGCAAATTACGACTTTCATTGTTGGCGCTATTCCTTCTCTATGTAAGGCAGGCAAGGCTTAACGCTTATTTTTCACTCAGAAGCAAAAGCAGGACATTTTTCTTTTAAAGTTATGCCTTTTTTCAGACACAAGCCTTTGTCATTAGTCAGAAAGCAGACAAGGTGTTTATGCACTTTGTTACGGTAAAGATTTTATAAGGCGAATCTGATGAAAAAAGTTTTGATGGCCACAGCGCTGACGCTGGGAATGATGACATCCGCAGTATCTTTTGCACATGCTCAGGAAGCCGCTCCGGCTGTTGGCGCACCTCCGCCGGGTGGCCCAGGCTGTGGCCCGATGCACCACCATGGCATGGGCGGCCCTATTCTGAAGCTGGACGGCGTTAAGCTGACCTCTGCTCAGAAGAAAAAGCTGAAAGCTATTTTTGACGTAAACAAGCCTTCAGACCCGAAAGCGGACATGGAACAGATTCACAGGCTGCACCAGCAGGAACGTGAATTGCTGACAACGCCGGGCCCGGTGGATCAGGCTAAGCTGCAACAGATTGAACAGCAGATCAGCACCATGCAGACCGAGCGCGCAACGCAGCGCCTGCAGGTTGAAACGCAGGTTCATGATATTCTGACCAAAAAACAGCTTAAGCAGATTGCAGAACGCCCTGAACCCCAGATGCCACCAATGTGCGGAAACGGTGCACCTCCGGCTCCGCCGCCGGCTGCAACCGAAAGCAAGTAAGCTTCTGCAAAAAAGCTGCCAGACATTCTGGCAGCTTTTTTTATGCTTAAAGCATTGATGCGTTGTGTTTGCATTCATAGACAAATAATGCAGATCAAGAGAAAGAACAGAATGTTCTTTTTCGGTGCCTGATATCATGACAACATCTTCTGCCCATCCTGCCTTTTTTAAAAATGGACTGCCGCTGCGGCTTATCCTGCTTTTGGGGCTGGTTACGGCAATCGGCCCACTTGCTACAGATATGTATCTTCCGGCTTTTCCTGATGTTGAGCAGGATTTGGGCGGTGGTGCAGGTTCTGCCCAGTTTACGCTGGGAGCATGGTTTTTAGGGCTGGCTTTTGGTCAGTTCTCTCAAGGTCCGCTGTCAGACAGGTTTGGGCGCAAGGCGCCTCTGATTATAGGGCTTGCCGTTTTTGCTGTTGCATCTGCTATGTGCGCTGTGGTGCGGGATTATCACCTGTTCTGTATCATGCGGTTTATTGGCGCATTTGGTGGGTCTGCCAGCGCAGTTATTCCGCGAGCTATTGTAAGAGATGTGGCGACTGGCAAAAAAGGTGCGCATATTATGGCGCAGCTTACACTAGTGTTTGGTGTCATGCCTGTGCTGGCTCCCAGCATGGGTAGCCTAGTGCTGAAATTCGGGAACTGGCGGTGGATATTCTGGAGTGGCACCCTATACGCCATTCTGGGTATGGTTGGCATTATATGTATGCTGCCAGATACGCTGTCTCCCGCATACCGGATGAGATTGGCACCATTTGAAATTTTCACGCGCTATCGCGCTATCCTGCGAGAGCCTGTTTTTCTTTCTAATGCGCTTATCACAACTTTTTCTACTTTTGTGATGTTCGCCTATTTGGGAAGTGCGCCGGTTCTGTTTGAGCAGGTGCTTCATTTTTCTCCCTCAGCTTTTGGCATGTTTTTTGGTGTGAATGCCGCTGCTTTTATTTTGGGAACACAAATTAACGGTAGGCTTGTGCATAGGTTTGCCATGCCAACTTTGCTGGAAGCGGCTATTGTTTGGGCTTTGGTTGTGGGTGGCATTTTTGTGGTGGTGGCCTGTTCTGGTTGGACAGGTTTTGCCCATCCGTGGCTGACTTGTGGGCTGATTACATGCATTACCGGCGCATTGGGGTTTATTGGGCCCAATGGCACCGTTATGGCATTTTCACGCCATGCACATCAGGCTGGCAGTGCCTCTGCCTTGCTAGGCACAATGCAATTTAGCCTTGGATCTTTAAGCAGTGTTCTGGTGGGTATTTTGCCCGGAGGCGGCGCTATTCCAACGGCTATTGGTATGATGACAGGTGTTATAGGCATGGTGTGCGCCAATATCCTGCGCCGTAGGCATACAGACCAAGCAGAGCATGAACATGAAGGATAATGAGCGCAGCAAGCCTCTCCGGCGCTAATGGCCAGAAGATCTATCAGCCGGTTTTCCGTAAATAGCTTGGGTTTGTGGGGTAACGGTATGCCCGTCTTCTGTTTCCATTGACCCTACAGCACCAGAACCTGCATCGGGCAGTGTTTCGTAACGTTCTTCAGGTTTGGGCGGGTGAGTTTGTTCAGGCTTGCCCTCACGCGCAGCTTGGGCTTCGCGCAGGTTTTCTTCCTGTTCTGCCGCCTTGGCTTCCGCCGGAGCCGCTTCGGGCAAAAAGCGCCCTGGCCGTTCAGGGGGGACATCAATGTTGTCCCCTTCAATAGGCCCGTGACATGCCACCAGCAGTGGAGAGACCAAAAGAAGGTTTCCGATCAGGGTGCCTGTTTTTTTCGCCAGAAGCATGGACGGGTTCATTGTAAAGGAGAAAGAGAGAAAGCTGTGAGATCAGCTTTCTAGGCGGCGAGCTTCATCTGGCAGCATGATGGGGATGCCATCACGGATAGGAAAAGCAAGACCAGCCTTTTTACTGATCAGTTCATTGGTTTCCGCATTATAAGTCAGAGGCCCTTTGGTAACAGGGCACACAAGCACCGAAAGAAGCCGGGAATCAAGCGGAGGTGTGTCAGACATTAGTTCTCTGTTCCTCAGTAAAAGGTTCAGGAAGGCGGGCCTTCCTGTTCCGGACCAGACAGGTCTAGCAGTGTTTGCAGCACCCGCACACGGTCAGTTAGATCTTCGGCATCAAGCAATGCCTGTTTTTCTGCCGGAGGGAAAGGACAGATCATGGGTAATGTTACCAACAGGATATCATCATCCATTTGTTCCAGCAGAGACCAACGGGCCTGTAATCCCTTTTTCTGGAAGTAACGCCGCATAGAGCCCAGAAGCTTTTCCCGATCAAACGGAGCAGACGGAATTTCGTTCAAGTCTCCCGCAAAGGTGGAAACATCTATCCGGGCTTGCCGGTATCCGCGTGCTTCTCCTGTTTCACGCAGGAGCCTAAAGCGCGTAAGGCCTGCAAGCGTAATGGCATAAGTGCCGTCTGCCCGCTCGGTAAAGGAAACAATCCGGCCAAGGCACCCTATGGGGTAAAGTGGCGGAGCGCCGTTGGCTTCATCTTCCTCTTCTCGCCAACGCGGCTGGATCATGCCTATCAGGCGCTGCGTGGCCAGTGCATCTTCCACCAATGCAATATAGCGCGGCTCAAACACGTTAAGCGGCAGTCTTCCACGAGGCAGAAGAACAACGCCGCTTAATGGAAACAGACCAACTTCCGGAGGGATATCGGCCAAAGTGATATCTCCCAGTCTGGGAACGTGCCGGAGGATATCATCTTCATCTTGAAAAAATACTGCAGCCAAAAAGTTTTACATCCTCATGAAAACAGCATGGAGGACAAACGGCGGCGCGAAACCGCAGTAGCGGGATCTTCATTTCCCCATGCTTCAAAAAAACGTAGCAGCTGCTGTTTGGCTGCCCCTTCTTTCCAGTTCCGATCTACCTTGATGATATGTAGCAGCTCGTTTGCGGCCTCTTCCCGCTTTCCTGCAGCATTCAGGGCTGTCGCCAGTTCACAACGTGCTTCAGAATCTTCTGGGTTCGCGGCAAGGCGTGCATGAATGCTTTCCATTTCCTCTGCGGCCTTGCGCCCTTCCTTTTTCAGGTCCAGTGCGGCACGTGCGCCAGTCACTTCTGGGCTATCTGTAATTTTAGCAGGTACGTCTGCCAGTGCGGCAACAGCGGCATCTTCATCATCCAGAGCCAACATAGCACGGATAAGCCCAGCCCATGCGCGGGGGTTTTCTGGTTCTTCCCCAATAACAGAGGAATACAGTTCTGCCGCACGAGCAGGCATTTCTGTTTCCAACGCCACATCTGCTTCACGCAGTTGTTCAGTTGCAGGCAGAATGCCGCCACCGCTGCTTTTTAGAATATTTTCGACAAACTTTTTGATTTCGCTTTCTGGCAAAGCACCTTGGAACAGATCCAGAATCTGCCCTTTCCAGAAGGCCGCAACCAGCGGAATGGACTGTAACGGCAAACCAACCTGCGCAAGTTGCCCCACTAGAGCACGGTTTGCTTCAATATCAATTTTAACAAGACGAACTTTGCCGCGTGCGGCTGTCACCACCTTTTCCAACACCGGGGCAAGCTGCTTACAGGGACCACACCACTCTGCCCAGAAATCAACAAGAACAGGAACAGAACGGCTTGCTTCAATCACATCCTGCATGAATGTGGCCTGAGACCCATCACTAATTACAGGTGCCGTGCTCTGAGGTGCTATTGTGCCGTTTTGTGTATCAGATTGCGGCTGGCCGATAACGTGTTCCATATGTTCCTGTATCCTTAATCCAATGCTGCGGTCAGTATGGAAAATATCCTTCTGGCCGACTTTGATCTGTTTATATGTTCTAGATGGTCAATCAGAGCATGATGCGCAATGGCAATTAGGGCATGGCTTGCCCATATCAGATTAAAGGCAATGGCTGCCGCCGCCTTATCACGCATTGCATGAAGGTGGCCTTAGGCGGCATACTAGTACAAAACAGGAACGGCGGCAGATTTCTTACATGAAAAAATCAGATTTTTCCGGTCAGCAGAGCATCCGGGTGCGTGGTGCACGGGTCCATAATCTCAAAAACGTGGATATTGATATTCCGCGTGATAAGCTAACAGTGATGACAGGGCTTTCTGGGTCCGGCAAATCTTCCTTGGCGTTTGATACAATCTACGCAGAAGGACAGCGCCGGTATGTGGAAAGCCTTTCCGCCTATGCGCGTCAGTTTCTGGAGTTGATGGGCAAGCCGGATGTAGATGCCATAGAGGGTCTTTCCCCAGCTATTTCTATTGAGCAGAAAACGACATCTAAAAATCCGCGTTCTACCGTTGGTACTGTTACAGAAATTTACGATTACATGCGTCTGCTCTGGGCGCGGGCAGGTGTACCGTACTCTCCAGCGACCGGGTTGCCGATTGAAGCGCAAACAGTCACCCAGATGGTTGACCGTATTATGGCGTTGCCGGAGGGAACGCGCCTAATGCTTCTTTCTCCTGTTATTCGTGACAGAAAGGGAGAATATCGGAAGGAACTGTCAGAACTTCAGCGCAAAGGTTTTACACGTGTAAAAGTTGATGGAACACTTTATGAAATTGACGATGTTCCTAGCCTGAACAGGAAGTTGCGCCATACTGTAGAAGTTGTGGTTGACCGCGTTGTGGTGAAGGAAGGGCTTGAAACACGTCTTGCTGATAGCCTTGAAACAGCATTAGAACTTTCTGATGGCATTGTGTATGCAGAAGAGGCTTCAAAAGATAAAAGCAAGGAAGACGAAAAACTTGTTTTTTCATCGCATTTTTCTTGTCCAGTAAGTGGGTTTACACTGGAAGAAATTGAGCCTCGGTTATTTTCCTTTAATGCACCACAAGGTGCATGTCCAGCATGTGATGGCATTGGTGTGGAAACCTATTTTAATCCACATCTTATTGTGCCAGATGAAGGCCTTAGTCTTGAAAAAGGTGCTATAGCACCGTGGAAAGATGCAAAATCTCCATTATTGGAACAGACGATTGAAAGTTTGGCACAGCATTTTTCTGTAAACATGGATACACCGTGGAAAGATCTTCCAGAAAATGTGCGAGACGGTATTCTTTATGGCACTTCGGAAAATGTAGATTTCACCTATAAAGATGGCAGGAAAAGCTATGTTGTTTCCAAACCATTTGAAGGTGTGATTAAAAGCCTAGAAAAACGCCTGCGAACCACAGAAAGCATGTGGGTAAGAGAGGAACTTTCTAGATATCAGTCTGAAAAAGCATGTCATGTGTGTGAAGGTGCGCGGTTGCGGCCAGAGGCTCTTTCTGTGCGTGTGGCGGGAAAAAATATTGCGCAAGCCACGAATTTACCTATAGGGCAAGCCTTGGACTGGTTTGATACAGTTTTGCCAACGCTTACACCGCAAAGGGCCGAAATTGCCCGCCGTATCCTGCGTGAGATTCTGGAACGCCTGAAGTTTCTTGATGATGTCGGTTTGGAATATCTGACACTTTCAAGAAGTTCAGCTACTCTTTCAGGTGGAGAAAGCCAGCGTATTCGCCTTGCCAGCCAGATTGGTTCCGGGCTTACGGGTGTTTTGTATGTTCTGGATGAGCCTTCCATTGGCCTTCATCAGCGTGATAATGAACGTTTGCTTGGCACATTGCAGCGTTTGAAAAACCTTGGAAATACGCTGATTGTTGTTGAACATGATGAAGATGCCATTAGAAGTGCAGACTGGCTTGTAGATATGGGGCCGGGTGCAGGTGTAAATGGGGGCACTGTTGTTGCCCAAGGTACGCCAGCGCAGGTTGCCAAATCTCCCGATAGTTTGACAGGGGCTTATCTTTCTGGGCGCAAAAAGATTGATGTTCCTGTTGAACGGCGGAAGATAAATAAAAAGAAAATTCTAACAGTTGAAGGTGCTACCGGGCATAATCTAAAAAATGTAACTGCTCGCTTTCCGCTTGGTACGTTCACCTGTGTAACGGGTGTATCTGGTAGCGGAAAATCCACTTTGGTTATTGATACACTCTATAAAGCGCTTTCCCGCCAATTGATGGGGGCTGGTACATCGCCAGAGCCTTATAAGCGCATCAAAGGAATGGAGCTGTTAGACAAGATTATTGATATTGACCAATCCCCTATCGGGCGCACACCACGTTCCAACCCGGCAACTTATACAGATCTCTTTACGCCTATAAGGGACTGGTTTGCGGAACTGCCTGAAAGTAAAGCAAGGGGTTACAAGCCCGGCCGCTTTTCCTTCAATGTAAAAGGTGGGCGTTGTGAAGCATGTCAAGGTGATGGTGTT from Acetobacter ascendens includes the following:
- the uvrA gene encoding excinuclease ABC subunit UvrA, with protein sequence MKKSDFSGQQSIRVRGARVHNLKNVDIDIPRDKLTVMTGLSGSGKSSLAFDTIYAEGQRRYVESLSAYARQFLELMGKPDVDAIEGLSPAISIEQKTTSKNPRSTVGTVTEIYDYMRLLWARAGVPYSPATGLPIEAQTVTQMVDRIMALPEGTRLMLLSPVIRDRKGEYRKELSELQRKGFTRVKVDGTLYEIDDVPSLNRKLRHTVEVVVDRVVVKEGLETRLADSLETALELSDGIVYAEEASKDKSKEDEKLVFSSHFSCPVSGFTLEEIEPRLFSFNAPQGACPACDGIGVETYFNPHLIVPDEGLSLEKGAIAPWKDAKSPLLEQTIESLAQHFSVNMDTPWKDLPENVRDGILYGTSENVDFTYKDGRKSYVVSKPFEGVIKSLEKRLRTTESMWVREELSRYQSEKACHVCEGARLRPEALSVRVAGKNIAQATNLPIGQALDWFDTVLPTLTPQRAEIARRILREILERLKFLDDVGLEYLTLSRSSATLSGGESQRIRLASQIGSGLTGVLYVLDEPSIGLHQRDNERLLGTLQRLKNLGNTLIVVEHDEDAIRSADWLVDMGPGAGVNGGTVVAQGTPAQVAKSPDSLTGAYLSGRKKIDVPVERRKINKKKILTVEGATGHNLKNVTARFPLGTFTCVTGVSGSGKSTLVIDTLYKALSRQLMGAGTSPEPYKRIKGMELLDKIIDIDQSPIGRTPRSNPATYTDLFTPIRDWFAELPESKARGYKPGRFSFNVKGGRCEACQGDGVIKIEMHFLPDVFVTCDACKGQRYNRETLDIKFRGKSIADVLAMSVDEALPYFSAQSRIRDRLAILQKVGLGYVALGQQATTLSGGEAQRVKLSKELARRATGRTLYILDEPTTGLHTEDVRKLLEVLHALVDQGNTVVVIEHNLEVIKTADWIIDVGPEGGDGGGQIVAEGTPEDIAACPESYTGRFLAPLLVKK
- a CDS encoding multidrug effflux MFS transporter — encoded protein: MTTSSAHPAFFKNGLPLRLILLLGLVTAIGPLATDMYLPAFPDVEQDLGGGAGSAQFTLGAWFLGLAFGQFSQGPLSDRFGRKAPLIIGLAVFAVASAMCAVVRDYHLFCIMRFIGAFGGSASAVIPRAIVRDVATGKKGAHIMAQLTLVFGVMPVLAPSMGSLVLKFGNWRWIFWSGTLYAILGMVGIICMLPDTLSPAYRMRLAPFEIFTRYRAILREPVFLSNALITTFSTFVMFAYLGSAPVLFEQVLHFSPSAFGMFFGVNAAAFILGTQINGRLVHRFAMPTLLEAAIVWALVVGGIFVVVACSGWTGFAHPWLTCGLITCITGALGFIGPNGTVMAFSRHAHQAGSASALLGTMQFSLGSLSSVLVGILPGGGAIPTAIGMMTGVIGMVCANILRRRHTDQAEHEHEG
- a CDS encoding tetratricopeptide repeat protein, whose protein sequence is MEHVIGQPQSDTQNGTIAPQSTAPVISDGSQATFMQDVIEASRSVPVLVDFWAEWCGPCKQLAPVLEKVVTAARGKVRLVKIDIEANRALVGQLAQVGLPLQSIPLVAAFWKGQILDLFQGALPESEIKKFVENILKSSGGGILPATEQLREADVALETEMPARAAELYSSVIGEEPENPRAWAGLIRAMLALDDEDAAVAALADVPAKITDSPEVTGARAALDLKKEGRKAAEEMESIHARLAANPEDSEARCELATALNAAGKREEAANELLHIIKVDRNWKEGAAKQQLLRFFEAWGNEDPATAVSRRRLSSMLFS
- a CDS encoding Trm112 family protein; translated protein: MSDTPPLDSRLLSVLVCPVTKGPLTYNAETNELISKKAGLAFPIRDGIPIMLPDEARRLES
- a CDS encoding Maf family protein, whose protein sequence is MQDLVLMPTPLQNRDSKLLLASGSFSRRKMLEDVGLDFEVRVGGVNEDILKAAGKREGWKPEAVALGLAEAKALSVQQADAFVIGADQMLSCNSVWYDKPKDLAQAREQLLALRGNTHILHTAVVLCRNGQVVWQHVDQPRLTMRLFSEAFLDAYLQTEGPACLTSVGAYRLEGPGLQLFAHIEGDSFSIQGLPLLPLLEALREMKVIFY
- the hemE gene encoding uroporphyrinogen decarboxylase, with the protein product MMTDQHIPSAKRLLRTLNGEALWPPPMWLMRQAGRFLPEFRAMRAKADFLTRCMTPDIATELTLQPIKRFGMDGAILFSDILILPWAMGQSLEFVEGKGPVLGAIRSEQDLARLDAARIAEVTAPVLETLTRLRKELNGPDKIGVAQPGATTLLGFTGAPFTVACYMVEGHGSREFAVTRKMAYAEPVLFDKLMDLLTQTTAEYLCKQIEAGAEAVMLFDSWAGLLSPSEFRKHVIAPSRQIVQAIKARHPSTRIIGFPRLSGVLVAEYVRETGVDVVALDTGADMEIVRSMLPEHVGIQGNLDPVAVLAGGDAMKREALAIREAGRGRAHVFNLGHGVFPQTPVEHVAELVSTIRETA
- a CDS encoding Spy/CpxP family protein refolding chaperone, with product MKKVLMATALTLGMMTSAVSFAHAQEAAPAVGAPPPGGPGCGPMHHHGMGGPILKLDGVKLTSAQKKKLKAIFDVNKPSDPKADMEQIHRLHQQERELLTTPGPVDQAKLQQIEQQISTMQTERATQRLQVETQVHDILTKKQLKQIAERPEPQMPPMCGNGAPPAPPPAATESK
- a CDS encoding LON peptidase substrate-binding domain-containing protein, which codes for MAAVFFQDEDDILRHVPRLGDITLADIPPEVGLFPLSGVVLLPRGRLPLNVFEPRYIALVEDALATQRLIGMIQPRWREEEDEANGAPPLYPIGCLGRIVSFTERADGTYAITLAGLTRFRLLRETGEARGYRQARIDVSTFAGDLNEIPSAPFDREKLLGSMRRYFQKKGLQARWSLLEQMDDDILLVTLPMICPFPPAEKQALLDAEDLTDRVRVLQTLLDLSGPEQEGPPS
- a CDS encoding YaiI/YqxD family protein, coding for MTRIFVDSGACPVKNEVYRVASRYNLHVFIVSNRMIMVPDSPPIERIVVDAGPDVADDWIAERVSDGDIVITADIPLAARCVEKGAYVLEPKGRILDGDAIGMALAVRNLMTDLRSAGVMTPGGSVFGKADRSRFLSALDTLVIKAQKPRLRPLTFPSE